In Gossypium hirsutum isolate 1008001.06 chromosome D06, Gossypium_hirsutum_v2.1, whole genome shotgun sequence, one genomic interval encodes:
- the LOC121218677 gene encoding probable starch synthase 4, chloroplastic/amyloplastic isoform X3, which translates to MAARCSICFFSYGFNGLSEGNYGNDVDSWKKNVSLFLPSRRRLLPVCCKIQRRNLSSYNRRQGKKPPFERIRPSAKLQPNSDDEFDPEHSVPNNGDMEPSVNREKTFEEDVDARGDAEHTDEKNLGTQFASAIETNRDVKHADEQITDSPAQSAVAKASAINGVGAELLSSVQPDDLIGMIKNAERNILLLNQARVHALEDLHKILSEKETLKGEINKLEKRLAEADAQIKFASQEKVHAELLEDQLENLQNELINRGGSGKSELELYENRSKISNEGALLARDGHIHSLSKEVDSLRTENLALKYDIQALKSMLSNLKNTDKRIVTLENESSFLESSVKELESKLSVSQQESSNISTLKTECKDLWAKVENLQLLLDKATKQADQAILVLQQNQDLRKKVDKLEESLEAATIFKASSEKTQQYNELMQQKIKLLEERLQKSDEEIYSYVQLYQESIKEFRDTLNSLKEESKKRALDEPVDDMPWEFWSCLLLTIDGWVLENKILNSEAVPLREMVWKRDRRICDAYVICKEKTEDEVISTFLQLISSQASPGLHVIHIAAEMAPVAKVGGLGDVVTGLGKALQKKGHLVEIVLPKYDCMQYDRIRDLRVLDATVYSYFDGKLFQNKVWTGTVEGLPVYFIEPHHPSKFFWRGQYYGEQDDFKRFSFFSRAALELLLQVGKKPDIIHCHDWQTAFVAPLYWDLYFPKGLNSARICFTCHNFEYQGAAPASELASCGLDVQQLHRPDRMQDNSAHDRVNPIKGAIVFSNIVTTVSPTYAQEVRTAEYTANDLQGKAENKAAMRRHLRLSSADDSQPLVGCITRLVPQKGVHLIRHAIYRTLEMGGQFVLLGSSPVPHIQREFEGIANQFQDHEHIRLILKYDESLSRYIYAASDMFIIPSIFEPCGLTQMIAMRYGSVPIVRKTGGLNDSVFDVDDDTIPYQYRNGFTFATPDEQGLNGALDRAFNLYNNDSETWQQLVQKNMNIDFSWSSSASQYEELYAKSVARARAATSRT; encoded by the exons ATGGCTGCGAGGTGTTCGATTTGTTTTTTCAGCTATGGATTTAACGGTTTGAGTGAAGGTAATTATGGAAATGATGTTGATAGTTGGAAGAAGAACGTATCATTGTTTTTGCCTTCTCGTCGTCGTTTACTTCCTGTTTGTTGTAAAATACAGCGACGGAATCTCAG TTCATATAATAGAAGACAAGGGAAGAAGCCTCCTTTTGAACGGATTCGACCAAGTGCAAAGTTGCAGCCAAATAGCGATGATGAATTTGATCCTGAACATTCTGTCCCAAATAATGGAGATATGGAGCCTAGTGTTAATCGTGAAAAAACTTTTGAAGAAGATGTTGACGCTAGGGGAGATGCAGAGCATACTGATGAAAAGAATTTGGGTACTCAATTTGCCTCTGCCATTGAAACTAACAGAGATGTAAAGCATGCCGATGAGCAGATAACGGACAGCCCTGCACAGTCTGCTGTAGCAAAAGCTTCG GCCATAAACGGAGTTGGTGCAGAGCTGCTCTCAAGTGTTCAACCAGACGACCTGATAGGCATGATAAAAAATGCGGAGAGAA ATATCCTTCTTCTCAATCAAGCTCGGGTTCATGCACTAGAAGATCTTCATAAGATTCTCAGTGAGAAGGAGACATTGAAAGGTGAAATTAACAAATTGGAAAAAAGATTGGCTGAAGCTGATGCACAGATTAAATTTGCTTCTCAAGAAAAGGTGCATGCAGAACTATTAGAAGATCAGTTAGAGAATTTGCAAAATGAATTGATTAATAGGGGTGGTTCTGGAAAAAGTGAGCTTGAATTGTATGAGAATCGAAGCAAAATTTCCAACGAAGGGGCACTTTTAGCACGTGATGGTCACATTCATTCTCTTAGCAAGGAAGTTGATTCATTGAGGACAGAAAATCTAGCCCTAAAATATGATATCCAAGCGCTTAAGTCAATGCTTAGCAATTTGAAGAACACTGATAAACGCATAGTAACACTGGAAAATGAAAGCTCTTTTCTAGAGTCCTCCGTGAAGGAGCTGGAATCTAAACTGTCAGTTTCTCAGCAAGAGTCTTCAAATATTTCTACTCTAAAGACTGAATGCAAGGACCTATGGGCAAAGGTAGAAAATTTACAACTCTTGCTGGATAAGGCAACTAAACAGGCCGACCAAGCCATTTTAGTGTTACAGCAAAACCAGGATCTTCGGAAGAAGGTTGATAAATTGGAAGAATCTCTTGAAGCGGCTACTATCTTTAAAGCCTCATCTGAGAAAACCCAACAATATAATGAACTTATGCAGCAAAAGATAAAACTACTAGAGGAGCGTCTTCAAAAGTCTGATGAAGAGATATATTCGTATGTTCAATTATATCAAGAATCTATAAAGGAATTTCGGGACACCCTTAATAGTTTGAAAGAGGAAAGCAAGAAAAGGGCATTGGACGAACCAGTTGATGATATGCCTTGGGAATTTTGGAGCTGTTTATTGCTTACTATTGATGGTTGGGTGCTtgagaataaaatattaaacagtGAGGCAGTGCCGTTGAGAGAAATGGTGTGGAAGAGGGATCGACGCATTTGTGATGCATATGTGATTTGCAAAGAAAAGACAGAGGATGAAGTTATATCTACATTTCTCCAGCTGATATCATCACAAGCTAG TCCAGGGTTGCATGTCATTCATATTGCTGCTGAGATGGCACCAGTTGCTAAG GTTGGTGGCTTGGGAGATGTTGTGACTGGTCTTGGTAAAGCATTGCAGAAGAAAGGGCACCTTGTGGAGATTGTTCTTCCAAAATATGATTGTATGCAATATGATCGTATTCGTGACTTAAGG GTCTTAGATGCGACAGTATACTCGTATTTCGATGGCAAACTATTTCAAAATAAAGTTTGGACTGGTACTGTTGAAG GTCTTCCTGTTTATTTTATCGAGCCACATCATCCCAGCAAGTTCTTTTGGAGAGGACAATATTACGGAGAGCAAGATGATTTCAAACGTTTTTCATTTTTCAGTCGTGCAGCACTCGAGTTGCTTCTTCAAGTTGGAAAGAAACCCGACATAATTCATTGCCATGATTGGCAGACAGCTTTTGTT GCACCACTTTACTGGGACTTGTATTTTCCAAAAGGTTTGAATTCAGCTCGAATATGTTTTACTTGCCACAATTTCGAGTACCAAGGGGCTGCACCTGCTTCAGAATTGGCATCATGCGGTTTGGATGTCCAGCAGCTACACAGACCTGATAGAATGCAGGATAACTCGGCACATGATAGGGTCAATCCTATTAAG GGTGCAATTGTGTTCTCTAACATAGTAACAACAGTATCACCAACTTATGCACAAGAGGTCCGAACTGCTGAG TATACTGCTAACGATCTGCAAGGAAAAGCAGAAAATAAAGCTGCCATGAGAAGGCATCTAAGACTTTCTTCTGCCGATGATTCTCAGCCTCTG GTGGGCTGCATAACAAGATTGGTGCCACAAAAGGGTGTGCATCTAATTAGACATGCCATTTATCGAACGTTGGAGATGGGTGGTCAGTTTGTGCTTCTTGGTTCAAGTCCAGTTCCCCACATTCAG AGGGAGTTCGAAGGTATCGCAAACCAATTTCAAGATCATGAACACATCCGGTTAATATTAAAATATGACGAGTCTCTTTCTCGTTACATTTATGCAGCATCTGACATGTTCATAATTCCATCTATTTTCGAGCCTTGTGGCCTTACACAG ATGATAGCAATGAGATATGGTTCCGTTCCAATTGTCAGAAAAACTGGTGGTCTAAATGACAG CGTTTTCGATGTTGATGACGACACAATACCTTACCAATATCGAAACGGTTTTACATTTGCAACTCCTGATGAACAG GGACTAAATGGTGCATTGGATCGTGCATTTAATCTCTACAATAACGACAGCGAGACTTGGCAACAACTTGTCCAAAAGAACATGAACATAGATTTCAGCTGGAGTTCTTCAGCATCACAATACGAGGAGCTGTACGCGAAATCCGTTGCCAGAGCAAGGGCAGCCACAAGTCGCACGTAA
- the LOC121218677 gene encoding probable starch synthase 4, chloroplastic/amyloplastic isoform X1, with protein sequence MAARCSICFFSYGFNGLSEGNYGNDVDSWKKNVSLFLPSRRRLLPVCCKIQRRNLSSYNRRQGKKPPFERIRPSAKLQPNSDDEFDPEHSVPNNGDMEPSVNREKTFEEDVDARGDAEHTDEKNLGTQFASAIETNRDVKHADEQITDSPAQSAVAKASAINGVGAELLSSVQPDDLIGMIKNAERNILLLNQARVHALEDLHKILSEKETLKGEINKLEKRLAEADAQIKFASQEKVHAELLEDQLENLQNELINRGGSGKSELELYENRSKISNEGALLARDGHIHSLSKEVDSLRTENLALKYDIQALKSMLSNLKNTDKRIVTLENESSFLESSVKELESKLSVSQQESSNISTLKTECKDLWAKVENLQLLLDKATKQADQAILVLQQNQDLRKKVDKLEESLEAATIFKASSEKTQQYNELMQQKIKLLEERLQKSDEEIYSYVQLYQESIKEFRDTLNSLKEESKKRALDEPVDDMPWEFWSCLLLTIDGWVLENKILNSEAVPLREMVWKRDRRICDAYVICKEKTEDEVISTFLQLISSQASPGLHVIHIAAEMAPVAKVGGLGDVVTGLGKALQKKGHLVEIVLPKYDCMQYDRIRDLRVLDATVYSYFDGKLFQNKVWTGTVEGLPVYFIEPHHPSKFFWRGQYYGEQDDFKRFSFFSRAALELLLQVGKKPDIIHCHDWQTAFVAPLYWDLYFPKGLNSARICFTCHNFEYQGAAPASELASCGLDVQQLHRPDRMQDNSAHDRVNPIKGAIVFSNIVTTVSPTYAQEVRTAEGGKGLHSTLNFHSKKFMGILNGIDTDAWDPATDIFLKVQYTANDLQGKAENKAAMRRHLRLSSADDSQPLVGCITRLVPQKGVHLIRHAIYRTLEMGGQFVLLGSSPVPHIQREFEGIANQFQDHEHIRLILKYDESLSRYIYAASDMFIIPSIFEPCGLTQMIAMRYGSVPIVRKTGGLNDSVFDVDDDTIPYQYRNGFTFATPDEQGLNGALDRAFNLYNNDSETWQQLVQKNMNIDFSWSSSASQYEELYAKSVARARAATSRT encoded by the exons ATGGCTGCGAGGTGTTCGATTTGTTTTTTCAGCTATGGATTTAACGGTTTGAGTGAAGGTAATTATGGAAATGATGTTGATAGTTGGAAGAAGAACGTATCATTGTTTTTGCCTTCTCGTCGTCGTTTACTTCCTGTTTGTTGTAAAATACAGCGACGGAATCTCAG TTCATATAATAGAAGACAAGGGAAGAAGCCTCCTTTTGAACGGATTCGACCAAGTGCAAAGTTGCAGCCAAATAGCGATGATGAATTTGATCCTGAACATTCTGTCCCAAATAATGGAGATATGGAGCCTAGTGTTAATCGTGAAAAAACTTTTGAAGAAGATGTTGACGCTAGGGGAGATGCAGAGCATACTGATGAAAAGAATTTGGGTACTCAATTTGCCTCTGCCATTGAAACTAACAGAGATGTAAAGCATGCCGATGAGCAGATAACGGACAGCCCTGCACAGTCTGCTGTAGCAAAAGCTTCG GCCATAAACGGAGTTGGTGCAGAGCTGCTCTCAAGTGTTCAACCAGACGACCTGATAGGCATGATAAAAAATGCGGAGAGAA ATATCCTTCTTCTCAATCAAGCTCGGGTTCATGCACTAGAAGATCTTCATAAGATTCTCAGTGAGAAGGAGACATTGAAAGGTGAAATTAACAAATTGGAAAAAAGATTGGCTGAAGCTGATGCACAGATTAAATTTGCTTCTCAAGAAAAGGTGCATGCAGAACTATTAGAAGATCAGTTAGAGAATTTGCAAAATGAATTGATTAATAGGGGTGGTTCTGGAAAAAGTGAGCTTGAATTGTATGAGAATCGAAGCAAAATTTCCAACGAAGGGGCACTTTTAGCACGTGATGGTCACATTCATTCTCTTAGCAAGGAAGTTGATTCATTGAGGACAGAAAATCTAGCCCTAAAATATGATATCCAAGCGCTTAAGTCAATGCTTAGCAATTTGAAGAACACTGATAAACGCATAGTAACACTGGAAAATGAAAGCTCTTTTCTAGAGTCCTCCGTGAAGGAGCTGGAATCTAAACTGTCAGTTTCTCAGCAAGAGTCTTCAAATATTTCTACTCTAAAGACTGAATGCAAGGACCTATGGGCAAAGGTAGAAAATTTACAACTCTTGCTGGATAAGGCAACTAAACAGGCCGACCAAGCCATTTTAGTGTTACAGCAAAACCAGGATCTTCGGAAGAAGGTTGATAAATTGGAAGAATCTCTTGAAGCGGCTACTATCTTTAAAGCCTCATCTGAGAAAACCCAACAATATAATGAACTTATGCAGCAAAAGATAAAACTACTAGAGGAGCGTCTTCAAAAGTCTGATGAAGAGATATATTCGTATGTTCAATTATATCAAGAATCTATAAAGGAATTTCGGGACACCCTTAATAGTTTGAAAGAGGAAAGCAAGAAAAGGGCATTGGACGAACCAGTTGATGATATGCCTTGGGAATTTTGGAGCTGTTTATTGCTTACTATTGATGGTTGGGTGCTtgagaataaaatattaaacagtGAGGCAGTGCCGTTGAGAGAAATGGTGTGGAAGAGGGATCGACGCATTTGTGATGCATATGTGATTTGCAAAGAAAAGACAGAGGATGAAGTTATATCTACATTTCTCCAGCTGATATCATCACAAGCTAG TCCAGGGTTGCATGTCATTCATATTGCTGCTGAGATGGCACCAGTTGCTAAG GTTGGTGGCTTGGGAGATGTTGTGACTGGTCTTGGTAAAGCATTGCAGAAGAAAGGGCACCTTGTGGAGATTGTTCTTCCAAAATATGATTGTATGCAATATGATCGTATTCGTGACTTAAGG GTCTTAGATGCGACAGTATACTCGTATTTCGATGGCAAACTATTTCAAAATAAAGTTTGGACTGGTACTGTTGAAG GTCTTCCTGTTTATTTTATCGAGCCACATCATCCCAGCAAGTTCTTTTGGAGAGGACAATATTACGGAGAGCAAGATGATTTCAAACGTTTTTCATTTTTCAGTCGTGCAGCACTCGAGTTGCTTCTTCAAGTTGGAAAGAAACCCGACATAATTCATTGCCATGATTGGCAGACAGCTTTTGTT GCACCACTTTACTGGGACTTGTATTTTCCAAAAGGTTTGAATTCAGCTCGAATATGTTTTACTTGCCACAATTTCGAGTACCAAGGGGCTGCACCTGCTTCAGAATTGGCATCATGCGGTTTGGATGTCCAGCAGCTACACAGACCTGATAGAATGCAGGATAACTCGGCACATGATAGGGTCAATCCTATTAAG GGTGCAATTGTGTTCTCTAACATAGTAACAACAGTATCACCAACTTATGCACAAGAGGTCCGAACTGCTGAG GGAGGAAAAGGCCTCCATTCTACACTTAATTTTCACTCAAAAAAGTTCATGGGGATCTTAAATGGGATCGATACTGATGCTTGGGATCCTGCCACCGATATTTTTCTCAAAGTGCAGTATACTGCTAACGATCTGCAAGGAAAAGCAGAAAATAAAGCTGCCATGAGAAGGCATCTAAGACTTTCTTCTGCCGATGATTCTCAGCCTCTG GTGGGCTGCATAACAAGATTGGTGCCACAAAAGGGTGTGCATCTAATTAGACATGCCATTTATCGAACGTTGGAGATGGGTGGTCAGTTTGTGCTTCTTGGTTCAAGTCCAGTTCCCCACATTCAG AGGGAGTTCGAAGGTATCGCAAACCAATTTCAAGATCATGAACACATCCGGTTAATATTAAAATATGACGAGTCTCTTTCTCGTTACATTTATGCAGCATCTGACATGTTCATAATTCCATCTATTTTCGAGCCTTGTGGCCTTACACAG ATGATAGCAATGAGATATGGTTCCGTTCCAATTGTCAGAAAAACTGGTGGTCTAAATGACAG CGTTTTCGATGTTGATGACGACACAATACCTTACCAATATCGAAACGGTTTTACATTTGCAACTCCTGATGAACAG GGACTAAATGGTGCATTGGATCGTGCATTTAATCTCTACAATAACGACAGCGAGACTTGGCAACAACTTGTCCAAAAGAACATGAACATAGATTTCAGCTGGAGTTCTTCAGCATCACAATACGAGGAGCTGTACGCGAAATCCGTTGCCAGAGCAAGGGCAGCCACAAGTCGCACGTAA
- the LOC121218677 gene encoding probable starch synthase 4, chloroplastic/amyloplastic isoform X2: MAARCSICFFSYGFNGLSEGNYGNDVDSWKKNVSLFLPSRRRLLPVCCKIQRRNLSSYNRRQGKKPPFERIRPSAKLQPNSDDEFDPEHSVPNNGDMEPSVNREKTFEEDVDARGDAEHTDEKNLGTQFASAIETNRDVKHADEQITDSPAQSAVAKASAINGVGAELLSSVQPDDLIGMIKNAERNILLLNQARVHALEDLHKILSEKETLKGEINKLEKRLAEADAQIKFASQEKVHAELLEDQLENLQNELINRGGSGKSELELYENRSKISNEGALLARDGHIHSLSKEVDSLRTENLALKYDIQALKSMLSNLKNTDKRIVTLENESSFLESSVKELESKLSVSQQESSNISTLKTECKDLWAKVENLQLLLDKATKQADQAILVLQQNQDLRKKVDKLEESLEAATIFKASSEKTQQYNELMQQKIKLLEERLQKSDEEIYSYVQLYQESIKEFRDTLNSLKEESKKRALDEPVDDMPWEFWSCLLLTIDGWVLENKILNSEAVPLREMVWKRDRRICDAYVICKEKTEDEVISTFLQLISSQASPGLHVIHIAAEMAPVAKVGGLGDVVTGLGKALQKKGHLVEIVLPKYDCMQYDRIRDLRVLDATVYSYFDGKLFQNKVWTGTVEGLPVYFIEPHHPSKFFWRGQYYGEQDDFKRFSFFSRAALELLLQVGKKPDIIHCHDWQTAFVAPLYWDLYFPKGLNSARICFTCHNFEYQGAAPASELASCGLDVQQLHRPDRMQDNSAHDRVNPIKGAIVFSNIVTTVSPTYAQEVRTAEGGKGLHSTLNFHSKKFMGILNGIDTDAWDPATDIFLKVQYTANDLQGKAENKAAMRRHLRLSSADDSQPLVGCITRLVPQKGVHLIRHAIYRTLEMGGQFVLLGSSPVPHIQREFEASDMFIIPSIFEPCGLTQMIAMRYGSVPIVRKTGGLNDSVFDVDDDTIPYQYRNGFTFATPDEQGLNGALDRAFNLYNNDSETWQQLVQKNMNIDFSWSSSASQYEELYAKSVARARAATSRT, from the exons ATGGCTGCGAGGTGTTCGATTTGTTTTTTCAGCTATGGATTTAACGGTTTGAGTGAAGGTAATTATGGAAATGATGTTGATAGTTGGAAGAAGAACGTATCATTGTTTTTGCCTTCTCGTCGTCGTTTACTTCCTGTTTGTTGTAAAATACAGCGACGGAATCTCAG TTCATATAATAGAAGACAAGGGAAGAAGCCTCCTTTTGAACGGATTCGACCAAGTGCAAAGTTGCAGCCAAATAGCGATGATGAATTTGATCCTGAACATTCTGTCCCAAATAATGGAGATATGGAGCCTAGTGTTAATCGTGAAAAAACTTTTGAAGAAGATGTTGACGCTAGGGGAGATGCAGAGCATACTGATGAAAAGAATTTGGGTACTCAATTTGCCTCTGCCATTGAAACTAACAGAGATGTAAAGCATGCCGATGAGCAGATAACGGACAGCCCTGCACAGTCTGCTGTAGCAAAAGCTTCG GCCATAAACGGAGTTGGTGCAGAGCTGCTCTCAAGTGTTCAACCAGACGACCTGATAGGCATGATAAAAAATGCGGAGAGAA ATATCCTTCTTCTCAATCAAGCTCGGGTTCATGCACTAGAAGATCTTCATAAGATTCTCAGTGAGAAGGAGACATTGAAAGGTGAAATTAACAAATTGGAAAAAAGATTGGCTGAAGCTGATGCACAGATTAAATTTGCTTCTCAAGAAAAGGTGCATGCAGAACTATTAGAAGATCAGTTAGAGAATTTGCAAAATGAATTGATTAATAGGGGTGGTTCTGGAAAAAGTGAGCTTGAATTGTATGAGAATCGAAGCAAAATTTCCAACGAAGGGGCACTTTTAGCACGTGATGGTCACATTCATTCTCTTAGCAAGGAAGTTGATTCATTGAGGACAGAAAATCTAGCCCTAAAATATGATATCCAAGCGCTTAAGTCAATGCTTAGCAATTTGAAGAACACTGATAAACGCATAGTAACACTGGAAAATGAAAGCTCTTTTCTAGAGTCCTCCGTGAAGGAGCTGGAATCTAAACTGTCAGTTTCTCAGCAAGAGTCTTCAAATATTTCTACTCTAAAGACTGAATGCAAGGACCTATGGGCAAAGGTAGAAAATTTACAACTCTTGCTGGATAAGGCAACTAAACAGGCCGACCAAGCCATTTTAGTGTTACAGCAAAACCAGGATCTTCGGAAGAAGGTTGATAAATTGGAAGAATCTCTTGAAGCGGCTACTATCTTTAAAGCCTCATCTGAGAAAACCCAACAATATAATGAACTTATGCAGCAAAAGATAAAACTACTAGAGGAGCGTCTTCAAAAGTCTGATGAAGAGATATATTCGTATGTTCAATTATATCAAGAATCTATAAAGGAATTTCGGGACACCCTTAATAGTTTGAAAGAGGAAAGCAAGAAAAGGGCATTGGACGAACCAGTTGATGATATGCCTTGGGAATTTTGGAGCTGTTTATTGCTTACTATTGATGGTTGGGTGCTtgagaataaaatattaaacagtGAGGCAGTGCCGTTGAGAGAAATGGTGTGGAAGAGGGATCGACGCATTTGTGATGCATATGTGATTTGCAAAGAAAAGACAGAGGATGAAGTTATATCTACATTTCTCCAGCTGATATCATCACAAGCTAG TCCAGGGTTGCATGTCATTCATATTGCTGCTGAGATGGCACCAGTTGCTAAG GTTGGTGGCTTGGGAGATGTTGTGACTGGTCTTGGTAAAGCATTGCAGAAGAAAGGGCACCTTGTGGAGATTGTTCTTCCAAAATATGATTGTATGCAATATGATCGTATTCGTGACTTAAGG GTCTTAGATGCGACAGTATACTCGTATTTCGATGGCAAACTATTTCAAAATAAAGTTTGGACTGGTACTGTTGAAG GTCTTCCTGTTTATTTTATCGAGCCACATCATCCCAGCAAGTTCTTTTGGAGAGGACAATATTACGGAGAGCAAGATGATTTCAAACGTTTTTCATTTTTCAGTCGTGCAGCACTCGAGTTGCTTCTTCAAGTTGGAAAGAAACCCGACATAATTCATTGCCATGATTGGCAGACAGCTTTTGTT GCACCACTTTACTGGGACTTGTATTTTCCAAAAGGTTTGAATTCAGCTCGAATATGTTTTACTTGCCACAATTTCGAGTACCAAGGGGCTGCACCTGCTTCAGAATTGGCATCATGCGGTTTGGATGTCCAGCAGCTACACAGACCTGATAGAATGCAGGATAACTCGGCACATGATAGGGTCAATCCTATTAAG GGTGCAATTGTGTTCTCTAACATAGTAACAACAGTATCACCAACTTATGCACAAGAGGTCCGAACTGCTGAG GGAGGAAAAGGCCTCCATTCTACACTTAATTTTCACTCAAAAAAGTTCATGGGGATCTTAAATGGGATCGATACTGATGCTTGGGATCCTGCCACCGATATTTTTCTCAAAGTGCAGTATACTGCTAACGATCTGCAAGGAAAAGCAGAAAATAAAGCTGCCATGAGAAGGCATCTAAGACTTTCTTCTGCCGATGATTCTCAGCCTCTG GTGGGCTGCATAACAAGATTGGTGCCACAAAAGGGTGTGCATCTAATTAGACATGCCATTTATCGAACGTTGGAGATGGGTGGTCAGTTTGTGCTTCTTGGTTCAAGTCCAGTTCCCCACATTCAG AGGGAGTTCGAAG CATCTGACATGTTCATAATTCCATCTATTTTCGAGCCTTGTGGCCTTACACAG ATGATAGCAATGAGATATGGTTCCGTTCCAATTGTCAGAAAAACTGGTGGTCTAAATGACAG CGTTTTCGATGTTGATGACGACACAATACCTTACCAATATCGAAACGGTTTTACATTTGCAACTCCTGATGAACAG GGACTAAATGGTGCATTGGATCGTGCATTTAATCTCTACAATAACGACAGCGAGACTTGGCAACAACTTGTCCAAAAGAACATGAACATAGATTTCAGCTGGAGTTCTTCAGCATCACAATACGAGGAGCTGTACGCGAAATCCGTTGCCAGAGCAAGGGCAGCCACAAGTCGCACGTAA